A region from the Benincasa hispida cultivar B227 chromosome 8, ASM972705v1, whole genome shotgun sequence genome encodes:
- the LOC120084138 gene encoding uncharacterized protein LOC120084138: MPEVPDAITKVPENLAIDDDQLLNNGSSTSSEVRPSTKDEAPQDMNSQSTQPLANDTQQAQDLIQQQSEQETRWYPPPFPSRLKKKDDSKKFQRFLDILQQLHINIPLIEALEQMLSYVKFLKDILANKRKIGESKTVALTYECSALFQNTLPTKIKDPGTFTLPCTIGGKIVGNTLCDLGASINLMPLSIFKNLDIGEARPTTITLQLADRSIKLPEGKIEDVLVQVDKFIFQADFVILDYEANREIPIILGCPFLATGRTLIDVQKGELTIQVDDQEVKFKVLNALKYP; the protein is encoded by the coding sequence ATGCCAGAAGTACCAGATGCGATAACAAAAGTACCAGAAAATTTGGCTATTGATGATGACCAGTTACTTAATAACGGAAGCAGCACCAGTTCAGAAGTAAGACcatctacaaaagatgaagctcctcaagacATGAATTCTCAATCAACACAACCTCTAGCCAATGACACACAGCAAGCACAGGACCTCATCCAACAACAAAGTGAACAAGAAACACGGTGGTATCCTCCACCCTTCCCGTccaggctgaaaaagaaagacgaCAGCAAGAAATTTCAGAGGTTTCTGGATATTCTCCAACAGctacacattaatattcccCTGATAGAAGCATTAGAGCAGATGCTGAGTTATgtgaaatttctcaaggatattctcgccaacaagagaaagattggGGAAAGTAAAACAGTTGCACTAACATATGAGTGCAGCGCTCTGTTTCAAAATACTCTCCCTACTAAAATAAAGGACCCTGGGACTTTTACATTGCCCTGCACCATAGGAGGGAAGATAGTCGGAAACACGCTGTGTGATTTAGGAGCAAGCATAAACTTAatgcccttgtcaatttttaaaaacctgGACATCGGCGAAGCAAGgccaaccacgatcacattacagCTAGCTGATAGATCGATAAAGCTtcctgagggcaagatagaagatgttctcgtgcaagtggacaaATTTATCTTCCAAGCAGActttgtcatattggattatgaGGCCAATAGAGAGATTCCTATCATCCTAGGATGCCCATTTCTTGCCACAGGGCGAACATTAATCGATGTGCAGAAAGGAGAATTGACCATCCAGGTCGATGAtcaagaagtaaaattcaaGGTACTCAATGCATTGAAGTACCCATGA